From a region of the Azospirillum formosense genome:
- a CDS encoding adenylate/guanylate cyclase domain-containing protein: MRKKGGPRRTRPPALGRPRLRLPIAAVLVAGFGSLMLLAVASVLVLGLVSASRNTFTLLNDRADLALSGVEVRIRNQLNPARDMARFVAGLMERGELDPADSRSLQDTLRGALAGAPDVTGIAFFHPDRTGLRADRLGNQLHIGREDLRHEPELGPELRNGADRTTAVWADPLWSKEAGTSFVTLFQPVRRNGTYLGQVVVGVSLGDLSRFLSTLYVEQGLNAFVLFDRQHVLAHPSLAGMKFDFSTKTDGPPLPRIDQVADPALAALWQTGQPVDALKKRVEGRLVNVLDEDYLFLMRSMAGYGQQDWTIGISFRANEASAEVRRLYTTGLAGLGILLISVAVALIVGRRISTQVAHLAEAADHVRTFDFRAIEELPDSRLRELARANSAFNAMVAGLRWFETYVPKALVLRLMHRRGGLTSFQSEEREVTVMFTDIRGFSRMAEHMGAADTAALLNEHFTLLANCIEAEGGTVDKFIGDAIMAFWGAPEEQPDHAARALRAAHAITRAVRAGNRRRAAEGLPPIRVRIGLHSGPVVVGNIGSESRINYTIVGDTVNVAARIEELASALQGDEEVIVLSSAATAFQGDGAAPLDCVGDRTLRGRTGTTEVWRVTLDDDGGGDGAGAVREEEKA; the protein is encoded by the coding sequence GTGCGCAAAAAGGGTGGTCCGCGCCGGACGCGCCCGCCCGCGCTGGGCCGCCCGCGCCTGCGCCTGCCCATCGCGGCGGTGCTGGTGGCCGGCTTCGGCTCGCTGATGCTGCTGGCGGTGGCGAGCGTGCTCGTGCTCGGCCTCGTCAGCGCGAGCCGGAACACCTTCACGCTGCTGAACGACCGCGCCGACCTCGCCTTGTCGGGGGTGGAGGTGCGCATTCGCAACCAGCTCAACCCCGCGCGGGACATGGCCCGTTTCGTAGCCGGACTGATGGAGCGGGGGGAGCTGGACCCCGCCGATTCCCGCTCGCTCCAGGACACGCTGCGCGGCGCGCTGGCCGGGGCGCCGGACGTGACCGGCATCGCCTTCTTCCACCCCGACCGCACCGGCCTGCGCGCCGACCGGCTGGGCAACCAGCTCCACATCGGGCGGGAGGATCTGCGCCACGAGCCGGAACTGGGGCCGGAGCTGCGCAACGGCGCCGACCGCACCACCGCCGTCTGGGCCGACCCGCTGTGGTCGAAGGAGGCGGGGACCAGCTTCGTCACGCTGTTCCAGCCGGTTCGGCGCAACGGCACCTATCTGGGGCAGGTGGTCGTCGGCGTGTCGCTGGGCGACCTGTCGCGCTTCCTGTCCACGCTCTACGTGGAGCAGGGGCTGAACGCCTTCGTCCTGTTCGACCGGCAGCACGTGCTGGCCCACCCGTCGCTGGCCGGCATGAAGTTCGATTTCTCGACCAAGACCGACGGCCCGCCCCTGCCGCGCATCGATCAGGTGGCCGACCCGGCGCTGGCGGCGCTCTGGCAGACCGGCCAGCCGGTGGACGCCCTGAAGAAGCGGGTGGAGGGCCGGCTCGTCAACGTGCTGGACGAGGATTACCTGTTCCTGATGCGCAGCATGGCCGGCTACGGCCAGCAGGACTGGACCATCGGCATCAGCTTCCGCGCCAACGAGGCCAGCGCCGAGGTCCGCCGCCTCTACACCACCGGGCTGGCCGGGCTGGGCATCCTGCTGATCTCGGTGGCGGTGGCGCTGATCGTCGGGCGGCGCATCAGCACCCAGGTGGCCCATCTGGCCGAGGCCGCCGACCATGTCCGGACCTTCGACTTCCGCGCGATCGAGGAGCTTCCCGATTCGCGCCTGCGCGAGCTGGCCCGCGCCAACAGCGCCTTCAACGCCATGGTCGCCGGGCTGCGCTGGTTCGAGACCTATGTGCCGAAGGCGCTGGTGCTGCGGCTGATGCACCGCCGCGGCGGCCTGACCAGCTTCCAGTCGGAGGAGCGGGAGGTGACGGTGATGTTCACCGACATCCGCGGCTTCTCCCGCATGGCCGAGCATATGGGGGCCGCCGACACCGCCGCCCTGCTGAACGAGCATTTCACCCTGCTCGCCAACTGCATCGAGGCGGAGGGCGGCACGGTGGACAAGTTCATCGGCGACGCCATCATGGCCTTCTGGGGCGCGCCCGAGGAGCAGCCGGACCACGCCGCCCGCGCGCTGCGCGCCGCCCACGCCATCACCCGCGCCGTACGCGCGGGCAACCGCCGCCGCGCGGCGGAGGGGCTGCCGCCGATCCGCGTGCGCATCGGCCTGCATTCCGGGCCGGTGGTGGTGGGCAACATCGGGTCGGAAAGCCGGATCAACTACACGATCGTCGGCGACACCGTGAACGTCGCCGCCCGCATCGAGGAGCTGGCCTCCGCCCTTCAGGGGGACGAGGAGGTCATCGTCCTGTCCAGCGCCGCCACCGCCTTCCAGGGCGACGGCGCCGCCCCGCTGGACTGCGTCGGTGACCGCACGCTCCGCGGCCGCACCGGCACGACGGAGGTGTGGCGGGTCACGCTGGATGACGACGGCGGGGGAGATGGCGCGGGGGCGGTCCGCGAGGAGGAGAAGGCGTAG